From a single Miscanthus floridulus cultivar M001 chromosome 8, ASM1932011v1, whole genome shotgun sequence genomic region:
- the LOC136468746 gene encoding sphinganine C4-monooxygenase 1-like encodes MEFFSDEALAIFVPIVVYWVYSGMYMALGQSMDKYRLHPRKEENSKNLVSKREVIKGVLLQQLVQAGVAAVVFTHTGDSSSTMAYDEEAQGSSSYSYLTVARQFAVAMIVLDGWQYAWHRYMHLNRFLYRHIHSWHHRLVVPYAFGSQYNHPIEGLLLDTLGGALAFIVSGMSPCASIFFFSLCTIKGVDDHCGLWLPGNLFHLCFWNNTAYHDVHHQLRGSRFNFSQPFFVTWDKVFGTHMPYVLEARLGGGLQARPLTAKANGEEN; translated from the exons ATGGAGTTCTTCTCTGACGAAGCATTGGCCATTTTTGTGCCCATCGTGGTGTACTGGGTATACTCAGGCATGTACATGGCGCTTGGCCAGTCCATGGACAAGTACAGGCTGCATCCGAGGAAGGAGGAGAACAGCAAGAACCTGGTGTCCAAGCGGGAAGTCATTAAGGGCGTCCTCCTGCAGCAGCTAGTGCAGGCAGGAGTGGCTGCCGTTGTGTTCACG CACACGGGAGATAGCAGCTCAACAATGGCATACGATGAGGAAGCACAAGGATCATCATCATACTCCTACCTGACGGTGGCACGGCAGTTCGCGGTGGCCATGATTGTGCTAGATGGGTGGCAGTACGCATGGCATAGGTACATGCACCTGAACCGGTTCTTGTACCGGCACATCCACTCGTGGCACCACCGCCTCGTGGTGCCCTACGCATTCGGCTCACAATACAACCACCCCATTGAGGGCCTCCTGCTTGATACACTCGGCGGGGCACTGGCCTTCATCGTCTCGGGCATGTCAccgtgtgcatccatcttcttcttctcgctctGCACCATCAAGGGCGTGGATGACCACTGTGGCCTGTGGCTGCCGGGAAATTTGTTCCATCTCTGCTTCTGGAACAACACGGCGTACCATGATGTTCACCACCAGCTGCGTGGCAGCAGGTTCAATTTTTCGCAGCCATTCTTTGTGACATGGGACAAGGTCTTCGGGACGCATATGCCTTACGTGCTAGAGGCGAGGCTAGGTGGCGGGCTCCAAGCGCGTCCCCTCACAGCGAAGGCCAATGGCGAAGAAAACTAG